A stretch of the bacterium genome encodes the following:
- a CDS encoding tetratricopeptide repeat protein, whose protein sequence is MNEALLDPRSEQAIQLALEAKWDQALKLNLEIINDYPDDVDTLNRLGKAYTETGNISKAKSFYQKVLKLDPYNGIATNNLKRLSSVKAEDLKNLPSPVVNLDTFLEEPGKTKVIEVEDLAMTQLLATLKTGDPVDLKASKKDVTVVSSAGKRIGKLNNLWGEKIAEAINLGAEFSAVIKAVTIQKQSSVSVLIRETRRSPKLSQPIFPIDNSFTPYVREEALGLLSNQDPVQTESDESIEEVEIKDIPAANSSFDNLNHKEIEENGPGFNEMEEN, encoded by the coding sequence ATGAACGAAGCTTTACTTGATCCTAGATCCGAGCAGGCCATCCAACTCGCTCTCGAAGCCAAGTGGGACCAAGCCTTGAAATTGAACCTAGAGATAATAAACGATTATCCTGACGATGTTGATACCCTAAATCGCCTGGGCAAAGCCTATACCGAAACCGGCAACATCAGCAAAGCCAAATCTTTTTATCAAAAAGTTTTGAAGCTGGATCCCTACAATGGAATCGCGACCAACAATCTAAAACGTCTCTCCAGTGTCAAGGCGGAAGATTTAAAAAATCTTCCCTCACCGGTGGTAAATCTTGACACCTTTCTTGAAGAACCCGGTAAAACTAAAGTTATCGAAGTTGAAGATCTAGCCATGACACAACTTCTTGCAACCCTCAAAACCGGCGACCCCGTCGATCTCAAGGCTAGCAAAAAAGACGTGACTGTTGTTTCTTCAGCTGGGAAAAGAATTGGTAAATTAAACAACCTCTGGGGCGAAAAAATCGCGGAGGCAATAAATTTGGGGGCCGAATTCTCAGCGGTAATAAAGGCGGTTACAATTCAAAAGCAATCTAGTGTTTCAGTTTTAATTCGTGAAACCAGGCGAAGTCCCAAGCTCTCTCAACCAATTTTTCCAATTGACAATTCCTTCACTCCCTACGTCAGAGAAGAGGCTTTGGGTTTACTCTCCAACCAAGACCCGGTTCAAACCGAATCTGATGAGTCAATTGAAGAAGTCGAAATCAAAGACATCCCTGCGGCGAACTCAAGTTTTGACAACTTGAACCACAAAGAAATTGAAGAAAATGGTCCTGGTTTTAACGAAATGGAAGAAAACTAA
- a CDS encoding YebC/PmpR family DNA-binding transcriptional regulator translates to MSGHSKWSTIKRQKGANDAKRGQAFTKAGNALTVAAREGGGNPDSNFKLRLAIDAARAVNMPKENIERAITRATGTSGEKSLEEVIYEGYGPAGVAIMIDAVTDNKIRTTSEIRSLLERAGGSLGGPGSVNYLFKATSAIDVKAADPDQVFLAAADAGAEDVEQNGESVTVYTVPQKLEEVKEKLRAAGFEVTGWEVSKKAASQVAVNDPKQAETVLNLVNRLEDLDDVQKVYANFDISEEILEKVT, encoded by the coding sequence ATGTCCGGTCATTCCAAATGGAGTACTATTAAAAGACAGAAAGGGGCCAATGACGCTAAACGAGGTCAAGCTTTTACTAAAGCCGGGAATGCGCTGACAGTTGCGGCTCGTGAGGGGGGAGGAAACCCCGATTCAAACTTCAAATTGCGTTTGGCAATTGATGCAGCGCGGGCAGTCAATATGCCCAAGGAAAACATAGAACGGGCAATTACGCGTGCGACCGGTACCTCTGGAGAGAAAAGTCTTGAAGAAGTTATTTATGAAGGTTACGGACCGGCCGGAGTGGCGATCATGATTGATGCTGTGACCGACAACAAGATAAGAACTACCTCGGAGATACGAAGCCTTCTCGAACGGGCTGGGGGTTCTCTTGGAGGCCCAGGAAGTGTAAATTACTTGTTTAAAGCAACCTCAGCAATAGATGTCAAAGCAGCAGATCCAGACCAAGTTTTTTTAGCAGCTGCGGACGCCGGGGCTGAGGATGTTGAACAAAATGGAGAGTCAGTCACTGTTTACACCGTTCCTCAAAAATTAGAAGAGGTCAAAGAAAAGCTTCGTGCAGCTGGTTTTGAAGTTACAGGTTGGGAAGTCAGTAAAAAGGCAGCGAGCCAAGTGGCGGTTAATGATCCAAAACAAGCTGAGACAGTGCTGAATTTGGTTAACAGGCTTGAAGATCTCGACGATGTCCAGAAAGTTTATGCTAATTTCGATATATCCGAGGAGATTTTGGAGAAGGTTACATGA
- a CDS encoding MazG nucleotide pyrophosphohydrolase domain-containing protein — protein sequence MNLNEAVIKTKEVSDSMPGKQWEIYQRFNDLVEEVGELANAIQVKEGWKSPKRSKADLTDSVCDVLYSIFCVAAIYNLDLEEEYPKVLAQIEERRKNGDFNHL from the coding sequence ATGAATCTAAACGAAGCAGTTATTAAGACAAAAGAAGTTTCAGACTCCATGCCAGGAAAACAGTGGGAGATTTACCAAAGATTCAATGATTTGGTCGAGGAGGTGGGAGAGCTGGCCAATGCTATCCAAGTTAAAGAGGGATGGAAGAGTCCTAAGCGCTCGAAAGCTGATTTAACAGACTCAGTTTGTGATGTCCTTTACTCAATTTTTTGTGTTGCCGCAATTTACAATTTAGATTTGGAGGAAGAGTATCCGAAAGTCCTTGCCCAAATAGAGGAGCGAAGAAAAAATGGGGACTTTAACCATTTATGA
- a CDS encoding crossover junction endodeoxyribonuclease RuvC: MLILGIDPGTATTGWGVLKVDGANGRTKFIARNFGIIVTDKEREAQYRLLSLKEGISKLIAEYKPDVMSVEQIFFGVNHRTAIAVGQAIGAIYLAAAEKHLPIFGYTGLTMKLMVGGSGRADKEQVQKGVLKFLGVRKLPSVKSQAGKEYFRFRDDAFDALALALCHHFKTAGLDTGAKIKPK; encoded by the coding sequence ATGCTAATTTTAGGTATTGATCCAGGTACAGCGACGACCGGTTGGGGAGTCCTTAAAGTAGACGGGGCGAACGGCCGGACCAAATTCATTGCTCGAAACTTCGGGATAATTGTTACTGATAAGGAAAGGGAAGCCCAGTACCGCTTGCTTTCTTTAAAGGAGGGGATTAGTAAGTTGATTGCCGAGTACAAGCCCGATGTGATGAGTGTTGAGCAAATTTTCTTTGGGGTAAATCATCGGACCGCGATTGCAGTGGGTCAAGCGATTGGAGCGATTTATTTAGCCGCAGCCGAGAAGCATTTGCCGATTTTTGGCTACACTGGACTAACGATGAAACTGATGGTTGGGGGTAGTGGGCGAGCCGACAAGGAACAGGTTCAAAAAGGGGTTCTCAAATTCCTTGGAGTAAGAAAATTACCCAGTGTCAAAAGTCAGGCTGGAAAAGAATATTTTCGTTTTCGTGATGATGCTTTTGATGCTTTGGCACTTGCCCTCTGTCATCACTTTAAGACAGCTGGGCTTGACACGGGAGCAAAGATAAAGCCAAAGTAA